A genomic segment from Flavobacterium inviolabile encodes:
- the pdhA gene encoding pyruvate dehydrogenase (acetyl-transferring) E1 component subunit alpha, whose product MKEITKEVYLKWYEDMQLWRKFEDRLAALYIQQKVRGFLHLYNGQEAVLAGALHAMDLTKDKMITAYRNHVQPIGMGVDPRRVMAELLGKATGTSKGLGGSMHIFSKEHGFYGGHGIVGAQIPVGAGIAFADKYFETGGVTLTYFGDGAARQGSLHEAFNMAMLWKLPVVFIVENNGYAMGTSVERTANHTDIWKLGLGYEMPCGPVDGMNPVKVAEAMAEAIDRARRGDGPTFIEMKTYRYRGHSMSDAQHYRTKEEVEEYKKIDPITQVLDVIKENNYATEAEIEAIDQRVKDLVDECEKFAEESPYPDLNVMYDVVYDQENYPFLPHKL is encoded by the coding sequence ATGAAAGAAATTACAAAAGAAGTTTACCTTAAATGGTATGAAGATATGCAGCTTTGGAGAAAGTTCGAAGACAGACTTGCTGCATTATATATCCAACAAAAAGTTAGAGGTTTTTTACATTTGTATAATGGGCAAGAAGCCGTTTTAGCAGGTGCACTTCACGCAATGGATCTTACAAAAGACAAAATGATTACTGCTTATCGTAACCACGTTCAGCCAATTGGTATGGGTGTCGATCCGAGAAGAGTAATGGCAGAACTTTTGGGAAAAGCAACCGGAACGTCTAAAGGATTAGGCGGATCGATGCACATTTTCTCTAAAGAGCACGGTTTTTATGGAGGTCACGGAATTGTTGGAGCGCAGATTCCTGTTGGAGCGGGTATCGCATTTGCGGATAAATATTTCGAAACAGGCGGAGTAACCTTAACCTATTTTGGTGATGGAGCAGCCCGTCAGGGATCACTTCACGAAGCCTTCAATATGGCGATGTTGTGGAAACTTCCGGTTGTGTTTATCGTTGAAAACAACGGTTATGCAATGGGAACGTCTGTAGAAAGAACAGCAAACCATACCGATATCTGGAAATTAGGATTAGGATATGAAATGCCTTGCGGACCTGTAGACGGAATGAACCCGGTGAAAGTTGCCGAAGCAATGGCGGAAGCTATTGACAGAGCCAGAAGAGGGGACGGACCTACATTTATCGAAATGAAAACATACCGTTACAGAGGTCACTCTATGTCGGATGCCCAACATTACAGAACAAAAGAAGAAGTAGAAGAATACAAAAAAATAGATCCGATTACTCAGGTATTGGATGTGATTAAAGAAAATAACTATGCTACCGAAGCAGAAATCGAAGCGATTGATCAGCGCGTAAAAGACCTGGTTGATGAGTGTGAGAAATTTGCAGAAGAATCGCCATACCCGGACTTAAACGTAATGTATGACGTAGTATATGATCAGGAGAATTACCCATTTTTACCACATAAATTATAA
- the porV gene encoding type IX secretion system outer membrane channel protein PorV, whose translation MRKIAILSLCLFAGATQWMNAQDRVITTGVPFLMIAADARAAGMGDIGVSSSTDAYSQQYNPAKYAFALTKQGFSVSYTPYLTSIANDISLGQITYFNRINERSAFAGSLRYFGLGDIQLTDALGNQLNTVSPNEFALDGSYSLKLSDQFAMAVAGRYIRSNLKINDGTNDASAANTFAVDIAGFYQSEEIAYSDFDGRWRAGFNFQNMGPKISYDNDDLSSNFLPANLKLGAGFDFILDEYNKVSVMGEVNKLLVPTPPEVTDVNGDGVIDNNDRNIAISDYRKTGWVSGMFKSFGDAPGGVSEELKEFTWALGAEYLYQDAFALRAGYFNESELKGARKYFTMGAGFKYSVVKVDVSYLFSTSKVRNPLENTLRFSLTFNFGDSYDEY comes from the coding sequence ATGAGAAAAATTGCAATATTATCGTTGTGTTTATTTGCAGGCGCAACGCAATGGATGAATGCGCAGGATAGAGTTATCACAACCGGTGTTCCCTTTTTGATGATCGCTGCAGATGCAAGAGCAGCTGGTATGGGGGATATAGGTGTTTCCAGTTCTACCGATGCATATTCACAACAATATAACCCGGCTAAATATGCTTTCGCATTAACAAAACAAGGGTTTTCAGTGAGCTACACCCCCTATCTTACTTCCATTGCTAATGATATTTCGTTAGGGCAGATAACCTACTTTAATAGAATTAATGAGCGTAGTGCTTTTGCAGGAAGCTTACGTTATTTTGGTTTAGGAGACATACAATTAACAGATGCCTTAGGGAATCAGTTAAACACCGTAAGTCCGAATGAATTTGCTTTGGACGGGTCCTACTCGTTAAAACTGAGTGATCAGTTTGCCATGGCGGTTGCCGGACGTTATATCCGTTCCAATCTGAAAATTAATGACGGAACGAATGACGCTTCTGCAGCAAACACTTTTGCGGTTGATATCGCTGGATTCTACCAGTCGGAAGAAATCGCTTATTCTGATTTCGACGGACGTTGGAGAGCTGGTTTTAACTTCCAGAACATGGGACCGAAAATCAGTTATGATAACGATGATTTAAGCAGTAACTTTTTACCGGCTAACTTAAAGTTAGGAGCGGGATTCGATTTTATTCTGGATGAATACAATAAAGTTTCCGTAATGGGAGAAGTGAATAAGTTATTGGTGCCAACGCCACCGGAAGTAACAGATGTTAACGGTGACGGAGTAATTGATAATAACGACAGAAATATTGCTATTTCCGATTACAGAAAAACAGGATGGGTTTCCGGAATGTTTAAATCTTTTGGTGATGCACCGGGCGGTGTTAGCGAAGAGTTAAAAGAATTTACCTGGGCTTTGGGAGCAGAGTATCTGTATCAGGATGCCTTTGCACTACGTGCCGGTTACTTTAATGAAAGTGAATTAAAAGGAGCCCGTAAATATTTTACTATGGGAGCCGGATTTAAATACAGTGTTGTAAAAGTAGACGTTTCTTATTTGTTCTCTACGTCTAAAGTTAGAAACCCACTTGAAAACACCTTGCGTTTCTCCTTAACATTCAATTTTGGAGATTCTTATGATGAATATTAG
- the cdd gene encoding cytidine deaminase, with protein sequence MKKIDFTTSFLVYDSENELPEDVKPLMEQAVAIRKKAYAPYSKFKVGAAILLDNGKVVVGSNQENAAYPSGLCAERVAIFQAGAIYPDAQILKIAISATSEEKPVESPIPPCGACRQSIAEYEFKQENPIELYFMGEVGEVYHSDSLKNILPFHFDKKFL encoded by the coding sequence ATGAAAAAGATAGATTTTACTACTTCATTTTTGGTTTATGATTCAGAAAATGAATTGCCGGAAGATGTTAAACCTTTAATGGAGCAGGCAGTAGCGATTCGGAAAAAAGCGTATGCGCCATACTCAAAATTTAAAGTAGGAGCTGCCATCCTATTGGATAACGGGAAAGTAGTGGTTGGTTCCAATCAGGAAAATGCAGCCTATCCGTCAGGATTATGTGCCGAAAGAGTAGCAATATTCCAGGCCGGAGCAATTTATCCGGACGCACAGATTTTAAAAATAGCCATTTCGGCCACTTCCGAAGAAAAACCGGTCGAATCGCCGATTCCGCCATGTGGCGCCTGCCGCCAGTCGATAGCGGAATATGAATTCAAACAGGAAAACCCGATTGAATTGTATTTTATGGGAGAAGTAGGGGAAGTGTACCACTCGGATTCCCTGAAAAATATATTGCCTTTCCACTTTGATAAAAAGTTTTTATAG
- the porU gene encoding type IX secretion system sortase PorU — translation MKKYILFIFLFISLLSFSQQKEHIVITWKPAAAISYETVKYTVPQFASENFEFNADLKAVRYKKAFPVNGFVDVKSLKVSNIVYETVSRADLKDLSVTSLSDRINEKLEYFIANDEQKAILIFSPIIKVGDGFKRVVSLDIDFSSGSAAKLPAQNFNVSAVSNSVLASGDFYRFYVERSGVYKISRRFLEQLGMNVNIDPRKLKIYGNGGRMLPLLNSTPYPDDLTENAIQVIGENDGEFGEYDYIVFYAEGPEGWNKESLTNVNLYSDRSFYYITTKGGDGKRINTNVQPTAAVTTTINQFDDYRFHEVDKINIGRLGRKWFGESFNLENEQTFKFQIPNIVTSVPVKITVNAASASYGVSSFLVKANEQTIGTIGFSSLDPDVHVAAYETQLQGSFNATSGEIAVKMTYDNGGVPSSNGYLDFIALESKRQLSGYGKQFLFYINDAANNIGVGEYVVSNASGIGQVWDVTDIYNVTKFENTGLGTFSFRANLGEVRKYIAVDYNDLYTPLSDGTNRIANQDLKGTIFKNQQGEFQDIDYLIITPGSLNGQAERLANFHRNYSGLNVKVVNLENIYPEFSSGKQDIAAIRNFIKYVYWNASATNKRVRYVNMFGDASFDYKNRIPNNTNVVPVFHGLNPNDSKVNNSQNFSAYASFMSDDFYVLMDPNEGTMLTTSGLDIAVGRMLVNSNQQAAEMINKVLEYHDEKSYGRWRNGYVLISDDADNTTDATLQFDLNALGDELYQKKPFVNVKKIHTDSYIQEVAAGGERYPKARQDILDAFAQGSLVFNYFGHGGEDGLAQERIFDKADAQNLTNRYRYPLFVTITCEFTRFDNPYRPTGGEYMYWNTAGGAISLVATTREIGITTGLNMNKSLSKFLYSFGSDNYDTMAEALRRTKNENLTENRNVVFFIGDPAVKLAIPKPKIRLTKVNDVPVAQSTDVLQALAHVKLTGEVTDENDNLLTNYNGDLAVQIFDKKISRSTLGNNGTSDNNGLIIMNFTTLGETVFRGNASVTNGAFEFGFVMPKDIRIPVGNGRISFYSKKKQVLENQTGYDTLIKIGGINANAAVDNMPPKVRLYMNDESFVSGGITNASPFLLAFLEDENGINTASGIGHDIVGILDGDETRPYVMNDYYETFPDDYTKGKLRFPFRNLAKGLHTLTFKAWDVYNNLVTAEIQFIVVGDEGLELDKVLNYPNPFVSYTEFWFSHNSPYEPLDVQVQIMTITGKIVKTINQTVLTEGFLSRDIKWDGRDDFGDRIGKGVYVYKLTVKSAVSNKRAEKYEKLVIL, via the coding sequence ATGAAAAAATATATACTCTTTATCTTTTTATTTATTAGCCTGCTTTCCTTTTCGCAGCAGAAAGAACATATTGTTATTACATGGAAACCGGCCGCAGCGATAAGCTATGAAACGGTTAAATATACCGTACCGCAGTTTGCTTCCGAAAACTTTGAATTTAATGCCGATTTGAAGGCTGTCCGCTATAAAAAAGCATTCCCCGTTAACGGATTTGTAGATGTTAAATCGCTGAAAGTATCCAATATTGTTTATGAAACCGTTTCGAGAGCAGATTTAAAAGACCTGTCCGTTACCTCACTCAGTGATAGAATCAATGAAAAGCTGGAGTATTTTATTGCAAATGACGAGCAAAAAGCGATCCTTATTTTTTCACCTATTATTAAGGTAGGCGACGGTTTTAAAAGAGTCGTTTCTTTAGATATTGATTTTTCTTCCGGCAGTGCTGCCAAATTACCGGCGCAGAACTTTAACGTAAGTGCCGTTTCCAATTCTGTTTTGGCTTCCGGAGATTTCTACAGGTTTTATGTGGAACGTTCCGGGGTTTATAAAATTTCCAGAAGATTTTTAGAGCAATTAGGGATGAATGTCAATATCGATCCCCGGAAACTTAAAATTTATGGCAATGGCGGAAGAATGCTGCCCTTGTTAAACAGTACGCCATATCCGGATGATCTGACGGAAAATGCGATTCAGGTTATAGGGGAGAATGATGGTGAATTCGGTGAATACGATTATATTGTGTTTTATGCCGAAGGACCGGAAGGCTGGAACAAAGAAAGTTTGACAAATGTTAATTTATATAGTGACCGCTCCTTTTATTATATAACCACGAAAGGCGGTGACGGAAAACGGATCAATACCAATGTGCAGCCAACGGCGGCAGTAACAACAACAATTAACCAGTTTGATGACTACCGGTTTCATGAGGTGGATAAAATTAACATCGGGCGTTTGGGAAGAAAATGGTTTGGAGAATCGTTTAATTTAGAAAATGAGCAAACGTTTAAATTCCAGATCCCGAATATTGTTACATCGGTTCCGGTAAAAATCACGGTAAATGCGGCGTCTGCTTCCTATGGTGTTTCTTCTTTTCTGGTAAAAGCCAATGAGCAGACCATCGGGACAATCGGATTCAGTTCTTTGGATCCGGATGTGCATGTGGCAGCTTATGAAACCCAGCTGCAGGGCAGTTTTAATGCAACCTCCGGAGAAATAGCCGTGAAAATGACTTACGATAATGGCGGTGTACCGTCCTCAAACGGTTACCTGGATTTTATTGCTTTAGAATCCAAACGGCAGCTGTCGGGATATGGGAAACAATTTTTGTTCTACATAAATGATGCGGCTAATAATATAGGTGTAGGGGAGTATGTTGTGTCAAATGCTTCCGGAATCGGGCAGGTTTGGGATGTTACGGATATCTATAATGTTACAAAATTTGAAAATACCGGTCTGGGTACTTTTTCCTTTAGAGCTAATCTGGGTGAAGTCCGTAAATATATAGCGGTTGATTATAACGATTTGTACACGCCGCTGAGTGATGGTACAAACCGTATTGCCAATCAGGATTTAAAAGGAACGATTTTTAAAAACCAGCAAGGCGAATTTCAGGATATCGATTACCTTATTATAACACCGGGTTCTTTAAACGGACAGGCAGAGCGTCTGGCTAATTTTCACCGGAACTATTCGGGACTGAATGTGAAAGTGGTGAATCTTGAAAATATTTATCCGGAATTCTCTTCCGGTAAACAGGATATAGCAGCGATACGAAACTTTATAAAATATGTATATTGGAATGCTTCGGCAACCAATAAGAGAGTGCGCTATGTAAATATGTTCGGAGATGCGTCGTTCGATTACAAAAACCGTATTCCGAATAATACAAATGTCGTTCCGGTGTTTCACGGACTGAATCCGAATGATTCGAAAGTGAATAACTCGCAGAACTTTTCGGCGTATGCCTCTTTTATGTCGGATGATTTTTATGTGTTGATGGATCCGAATGAAGGAACAATGCTAACGACTTCCGGACTGGATATTGCTGTGGGCAGAATGCTGGTAAACTCTAATCAGCAGGCTGCGGAAATGATTAATAAAGTGCTGGAATATCACGATGAGAAATCCTATGGAAGATGGCGTAACGGTTATGTGCTGATTTCGGATGATGCCGATAATACTACCGATGCTACATTACAATTTGATCTGAATGCATTGGGTGATGAACTGTATCAGAAAAAACCGTTTGTGAACGTTAAAAAAATTCATACCGATTCCTATATTCAGGAAGTGGCGGCAGGTGGAGAACGTTATCCTAAAGCCAGACAGGATATTCTGGATGCTTTTGCCCAGGGTTCTCTGGTTTTTAACTATTTCGGACACGGCGGGGAAGACGGTTTGGCGCAGGAAAGAATTTTTGATAAAGCCGATGCGCAAAATCTGACCAATCGGTACCGTTATCCTTTGTTTGTTACAATTACTTGCGAATTTACACGTTTTGATAATCCGTACCGTCCAACCGGAGGAGAGTATATGTACTGGAATACTGCCGGAGGTGCTATCTCTTTAGTGGCAACAACCCGTGAAATAGGGATTACTACCGGATTGAATATGAATAAATCATTGAGTAAGTTTTTGTATTCTTTCGGATCGGATAATTATGATACGATGGCGGAAGCATTGCGAAGAACAAAAAATGAAAACCTGACGGAAAACAGAAATGTCGTGTTTTTTATTGGAGATCCGGCTGTAAAACTGGCTATTCCAAAACCAAAAATCAGGCTTACAAAAGTAAATGATGTTCCGGTGGCACAATCTACCGATGTTTTACAGGCACTGGCGCATGTAAAATTAACCGGGGAAGTGACAGATGAAAACGATAATTTACTGACAAACTATAATGGTGATTTAGCGGTACAGATCTTTGATAAGAAAATTTCCAGAAGCACCTTAGGGAATAATGGAACCTCAGATAATAACGGACTGATCATTATGAACTTTACAACACTGGGAGAAACGGTTTTCAGAGGGAATGCATCGGTTACTAACGGGGCATTCGAATTTGGATTTGTAATGCCGAAAGATATCCGTATCCCGGTAGGAAACGGAAGGATCAGTTTTTATTCGAAAAAGAAACAGGTGCTGGAAAACCAGACCGGTTATGACACGCTGATAAAGATTGGAGGGATTAATGCCAATGCAGCGGTGGATAACATGCCGCCGAAAGTGCGTTTGTATATGAATGACGAATCTTTTGTGTCGGGCGGAATCACGAATGCTTCCCCGTTCCTTTTAGCGTTTTTGGAAGACGAAAACGGGATTAATACAGCAAGCGGAATCGGGCATGATATTGTCGGGATTCTGGATGGCGACGAGACCAGGCCGTATGTGATGAATGATTATTATGAAACCTTTCCGGATGATTATACTAAAGGAAAGCTGCGATTCCCGTTCCGGAATTTAGCGAAGGGATTGCATACGCTCACGTTTAAGGCATGGGATGTTTATAATAATTTAGTGACGGCCGAAATTCAGTTTATAGTAGTGGGCGATGAAGGATTGGAGCTGGATAAAGTGTTAAATTATCCGAATCCTTTTGTAAGTTATACCGAATTTTGGTTCTCCCATAACAGCCCTTATGAACCTTTGGATGTACAGGTGCAGATCATGACGATTACCGGAAAAATTGTTAAAACAATTAACCAAACCGTACTAACAGAGGGGTTTCTGTCGCGCGACATCAAGTGGGATGGCAGGGACGATTTTGGAGATCGGATCGGAAAAGGAGTTTATGTATATAAGTTAACCGTTAAATCTGCCGTTTCAAATAAAAGGGCAGAAAAGTACGAGAAACTTGTAATCCTTTAA